Proteins from a single region of Candidatus Rokuibacteriota bacterium:
- a CDS encoding FecR domain-containing protein, producing MLRFLHAAAALSVTVILWPTFVLGQPVKAGVVATLEGTATAKRVAVAQPVSLKFKDDVFLHDRIATGERSLARVLLGGKALVTVRELSVLSITEVPGRATVELEAGKVAVTVARERMRPGEAIEIRTGNAVAAVRGTVVVAEVSRASAQVGAAGAGIVSGFYVLSDPTGQGVAVTQLDPVTRAPIGPPAILAALQGFSAAGRAPGKVSPIPPGQLAQVMSGLQAQSVQHSQPANQGQMATQAIETAVTLVNALIGTPTSGATPAPELLVAPTSVGPPPVPEPSIVEVPIIPIVASDATPPPPIIPASPGPCTGCGTILPPGSSVALAPGEPLVTFGTGTFTSASPDPLVLIDSSAVTGSSASLIPVGSGTAVSLAGPALDVTAPPATPSAISGVTSLLDVSGSISSSTLSPFIELDPTTVTTSSHFISIASGGSLSLAGPLFEDRESALTATGLTAAGNFLDVAGALGSTTTEPLMRFTSSKVTTGLNFARVTGPPPAGGANVSIVGSLVKATGSTLVVGSSGAGGAAFEPAFGPRLGGALDGDDRTAPVAFGFAFPFQGSTYTGGFLSTNGFISLGTDNGQGCCNADVPALLAGFPRIAAVWYDLYPPVGNGIHLNTFPGRAVITFDSVAEFCCSGSNTFQFQLLSDGRIVMIWGVMTSPALVHVSLVGVSPGGGVSDPGGVNFSAAVPFSSGAVGTVYELFPRGSFDLAGGSIVFTPNGLGGWDVSGGLISDAAFLALESGAVVRATGVDLPLVELVTTSLTSSGLFLSQSGASLLSIEGPLLSATDSPLTLPSGLARIHGGSRLVSSSLMPLVFLDGGSHSIATAAGTAMFDLSGTATAGETADGVALTLGTERPLQTGDILLEASGATVTGEKVVKVDTALLEASAPLVKLVAGSALTSAVDAVDLSLRAKVTSLGPLLRLDASTMTVTSGAAVNVAGGSLLRVTGDLIQLSNGSTLTLLSGPILNVAGGSVVNISGALLGFNGTGGNAVNVTNALCAPCTSFSGIPVALTGGALASNVSIGPSPIRNPTLGSLALSGSSAAAIRVDGATSRLTITAP from the coding sequence ATGCTGAGATTCTTGCACGCTGCTGCGGCGCTGTCCGTGACGGTCATCCTCTGGCCCACCTTCGTCCTCGGCCAGCCGGTGAAGGCGGGAGTGGTGGCGACACTCGAGGGCACCGCGACGGCCAAGCGCGTGGCGGTGGCCCAGCCGGTTTCCCTGAAGTTCAAGGACGACGTCTTTCTCCATGACCGGATCGCGACCGGTGAGCGGTCTCTCGCCCGCGTGCTCCTGGGCGGCAAGGCGCTGGTGACGGTGCGCGAGCTGTCGGTGCTCAGCATCACCGAGGTGCCGGGGCGGGCGACGGTGGAGCTGGAGGCGGGCAAGGTCGCCGTCACGGTGGCGCGGGAGCGGATGCGCCCGGGCGAGGCCATCGAGATCCGGACGGGGAACGCGGTGGCGGCCGTGCGCGGGACCGTGGTGGTCGCCGAGGTCAGCCGCGCCTCAGCTCAGGTGGGCGCCGCGGGCGCCGGCATCGTCAGCGGCTTCTATGTGCTGAGCGATCCCACCGGGCAAGGCGTGGCGGTGACGCAGCTCGATCCGGTGACGCGGGCACCCATCGGTCCCCCGGCGATCCTCGCGGCGCTGCAGGGCTTCAGCGCGGCGGGAAGGGCGCCGGGCAAGGTGTCGCCGATCCCGCCGGGGCAGCTCGCGCAGGTCATGTCCGGGCTCCAGGCTCAGTCGGTTCAGCACAGCCAGCCCGCGAACCAGGGACAGATGGCGACGCAGGCGATCGAGACAGCGGTGACGCTGGTCAACGCGCTCATCGGAACGCCCACCTCCGGCGCGACGCCAGCGCCCGAGCTCCTGGTCGCGCCGACGTCGGTCGGCCCCCCGCCAGTGCCGGAGCCTTCCATCGTGGAAGTCCCGATCATTCCGATAGTGGCCAGTGACGCGACCCCCCCGCCCCCGATAATCCCCGCTTCCCCAGGCCCCTGCACGGGCTGCGGCACGATCCTCCCGCCAGGGAGCAGCGTGGCCCTGGCGCCCGGCGAGCCTCTGGTCACCTTCGGGACCGGCACGTTCACGTCTGCGTCGCCAGACCCCCTCGTCCTGATCGACTCGTCCGCGGTGACAGGCTCCTCCGCGAGCCTGATCCCGGTGGGGTCGGGGACGGCGGTGTCCCTGGCCGGGCCCGCGCTCGATGTCACGGCCCCCCCCGCCACGCCCAGCGCGATCTCGGGAGTGACGAGCCTGCTCGACGTCAGCGGCAGCATCAGCAGCAGCACGCTGTCGCCCTTCATCGAGCTCGACCCCACGACCGTCACCACGAGCAGCCACTTCATCTCGATCGCCTCCGGGGGGAGCCTCTCGCTGGCGGGACCGCTGTTCGAGGACAGGGAAAGCGCGCTCACCGCCACCGGCCTCACGGCGGCCGGCAACTTCCTGGACGTGGCCGGCGCCCTCGGCAGCACGACGACCGAGCCGCTGATGCGGTTCACCAGCAGCAAGGTGACGACGGGGCTGAACTTCGCTCGCGTCACGGGCCCTCCCCCCGCGGGCGGCGCGAATGTCTCGATCGTCGGCTCGCTCGTCAAGGCCACGGGCTCGACCCTGGTCGTCGGCAGCTCCGGCGCCGGCGGCGCGGCCTTCGAGCCCGCCTTCGGACCGCGGCTCGGGGGGGCGCTGGACGGTGATGACCGCACGGCGCCCGTCGCCTTCGGCTTCGCCTTTCCGTTCCAGGGGAGCACCTACACGGGCGGCTTCCTGTCCACCAACGGGTTCATCTCGCTGGGCACCGACAACGGGCAAGGGTGCTGCAACGCCGACGTGCCCGCGCTGCTCGCGGGTTTCCCCCGCATCGCCGCGGTCTGGTACGATCTCTACCCGCCCGTGGGGAACGGCATCCACTTGAACACCTTCCCGGGTCGGGCCGTCATCACCTTCGACTCTGTGGCCGAGTTCTGCTGCTCCGGCAGCAATACGTTCCAGTTCCAGCTCCTCTCCGACGGGCGGATCGTCATGATCTGGGGCGTGATGACGAGCCCGGCCCTGGTCCATGTCAGCCTGGTCGGCGTGAGCCCGGGCGGCGGTGTCAGCGACCCAGGCGGGGTGAACTTCTCCGCGGCGGTCCCGTTCAGCTCGGGGGCCGTGGGCACGGTGTACGAGCTGTTCCCGAGAGGGTCCTTCGACCTGGCCGGGGGGTCGATCGTCTTCACTCCCAACGGTCTGGGCGGCTGGGACGTCTCGGGCGGCCTGATCTCCGATGCCGCGTTCCTGGCGCTCGAAAGCGGCGCCGTGGTGAGGGCGACGGGCGTGGACCTTCCGCTCGTCGAGCTGGTGACCACCTCGCTCACCTCCAGTGGCCTCTTCCTCTCTCAGTCGGGCGCCTCCCTGCTGTCCATCGAAGGGCCGCTGCTCAGCGCCACCGACAGTCCGCTCACGCTGCCCTCCGGCCTCGCGAGGATCCATGGCGGCAGTCGGCTCGTCAGCAGCTCGCTGATGCCGCTGGTCTTCCTGGACGGGGGGAGCCACTCCATCGCCACGGCCGCCGGGACGGCCATGTTCGACCTGTCCGGCACCGCCACGGCCGGCGAGACGGCCGACGGGGTCGCGCTGACGCTCGGGACGGAGCGGCCCCTGCAGACCGGGGACATCCTCCTCGAGGCCTCCGGGGCCACCGTGACCGGCGAGAAGGTCGTGAAGGTGGACACCGCCCTCCTCGAGGCCAGCGCCCCGCTGGTGAAGCTGGTGGCGGGCAGCGCATTGACCTCCGCCGTGGACGCGGTGGACCTTTCCCTGCGGGCGAAGGTCACGAGCCTCGGCCCCCTGCTTCGCCTCGATGCGAGCACGATGACCGTGACGAGCGGGGCCGCCGTCAACGTGGCGGGGGGGAGCCTGCTGAGGGTGACCGGGGACCTGATCCAGCTCAGCAACGGCAGCACGCTCACCCTGCTCTCGGGCCCGATCCTGAACGTCGCCGGCGGCTCGGTCGTCAACATCTCCGGCGCTCTGCTGGGGTTCAACGGCACCGGGGGGAACGCCGTCAACGTCACGAACGCGCTCTGCGCGCCCTGCACCAGCTTCAGCGGGATTCCCGTGGCCCTGACGGGGGGCGCCCTCGCGTCCAACGTGAGCATCGGGCCGAGCCCCATCCGCAATCCCACGCTGGGGTCCCTCGCGCTGTCGGGGTCGAGCGCTGCCGCCATCCGGGTGGACGGCGCGACGAGCCGGCTGACGATCACCGCCCCGTGA
- a CDS encoding helix-turn-helix transcriptional regulator, with product MSVTAMRRSTPAPQRSLVRSLQAYLEAARTATGLNRAEVSIRATLSESYYGMVEGGKRLPGVHALDRICRVLGLTGPRRTEAFQLLARAQVDVRMRQLSAHTDEKLFVDPAMIPVVTDPGDAELLRARRALDALHLRTHGVGDEWRSTINLLESLARAVRERPEPTTPALRQAQRKVRARVSRRARAPQRS from the coding sequence GTGAGCGTGACGGCGATGCGCAGGTCTACGCCCGCTCCTCAGCGCAGCCTGGTCCGCTCTCTCCAAGCGTACTTGGAGGCGGCGCGGACAGCCACGGGACTGAACCGAGCGGAGGTCAGTATCCGCGCTACGCTGAGCGAGAGCTACTACGGGATGGTCGAGGGCGGGAAGCGACTTCCAGGGGTCCACGCCCTGGACCGCATCTGCCGGGTCCTCGGGCTGACGGGCCCTCGTCGCACCGAGGCGTTCCAGCTGCTCGCCCGCGCCCAGGTCGACGTACGGATGCGGCAGCTCTCAGCGCACACCGACGAGAAGCTCTTCGTCGACCCCGCCATGATCCCCGTCGTGACGGATCCTGGCGACGCTGAGCTCCTCAGGGCGCGCCGGGCGCTCGACGCCCTCCACCTCAGGACGCACGGCGTTGGAGACGAGTGGCGCTCCACGATCAACCTGCTTGAGTCACTTGCCAGGGCTGTGCGCGAACGTCCAGAACCAACAACACCGGCCCTCCGTCAGGCCCAGCGCAAAGTCCGAGCTCGAGTGAGCCGTCGGGCTCGAGCCCCACAGAGGTCGTAG
- a CDS encoding methyltransferase, with protein sequence MSQDAGALLFVYRDCLFTVAAGVQPPKAGSLVFCRHLTFRPDEWVCEIGAGVGLAAVLAARAGCQVIATDVLPEAVACVKANALLNGVADRLDARLGDCYDPVRRLEFDLICSSPPQMPTPPDRERDDAMAAADNGGLDGWAVLDRVIAGAPAHLAPGGRLVFTLFEFLGRERAFAKLGAAGLEPSVLARERQPFPRLGYERIEHLRAHDVERTLPAGGWPSTVERYVIQGLRAP encoded by the coding sequence ATGAGCCAGGATGCGGGCGCGCTCCTCTTCGTCTACCGGGACTGCCTCTTCACGGTGGCCGCTGGCGTCCAGCCGCCGAAGGCGGGCTCGCTCGTGTTCTGCCGGCATCTGACCTTCCGCCCCGACGAGTGGGTGTGCGAGATCGGCGCCGGGGTCGGGCTCGCGGCCGTGCTGGCCGCCCGGGCCGGCTGCCAGGTCATCGCCACCGACGTGCTGCCCGAGGCGGTGGCCTGCGTGAAGGCCAATGCGTTGCTGAACGGCGTCGCGGACCGCCTGGACGCGCGGCTCGGGGACTGCTACGACCCGGTGCGCCGGCTCGAGTTCGACCTGATCTGCTCGAGCCCGCCGCAGATGCCGACGCCGCCGGACCGGGAGCGCGATGACGCCATGGCGGCGGCGGACAACGGCGGGCTCGATGGCTGGGCCGTCCTCGACCGCGTCATCGCGGGGGCGCCGGCCCACCTGGCCCCCGGCGGGCGGCTCGTCTTCACGCTCTTCGAGTTCCTGGGCCGCGAGCGCGCCTTCGCCAAGCTCGGGGCGGCCGGCCTCGAGCCCTCGGTGCTTGCCCGGGAGAGGCAGCCCTTCCCGCGGCTCGGCTACGAGCGCATCGAGCACCTCCGCGCTCACGATGTCGAGCGCACGCTGCCCGCCGGGGGGTGGCCCTCCACGGTGGAGCGCTACGTGATCCAGGGGCTCCGCGCGCCGTGA
- a CDS encoding tyrosine-type recombinase/integrase, whose product MSLVARGPAGIWHYDFEYDGHRYRGSTKTADRQKALRVEALVKASAYRGTFERDFGLKRRRGQPSVAEFWRLVEPVIRSSYAASTPHSLVSTVSGFVRMFGTLRVGEITADEVEQFKAARLAGTVPGLSTRVCARTLQRDLAYLRMVFTHAVERGWVLRDPTRGVKLPRAQEPVYHVPTVEECQRLLSAISAPQLRDMIAVISLTGLRRSEACGMLNHYVLLGREPALLIPQRKTGRVKRIPLVRSAAEILRRNVRADEPDAPVFHRLGRAILPDSLSHAFRAAATDAGLPRVTLHKLRHALGKRLEEAGAKLGEIGEILGHAPPYTSTLIYIKHTTEKDKRLAIERAVGGLEVPSKVPTGTS is encoded by the coding sequence ATGAGCCTCGTCGCCCGCGGCCCGGCCGGCATCTGGCACTACGACTTCGAGTATGACGGCCACCGGTACCGAGGGAGCACGAAGACCGCCGACCGCCAGAAGGCCCTGCGCGTTGAGGCGCTCGTCAAGGCGTCGGCGTACAGGGGGACGTTCGAGCGCGACTTCGGCCTGAAGCGGCGGCGCGGGCAACCGAGCGTGGCGGAGTTCTGGCGCCTCGTCGAGCCGGTCATCCGGTCCTCCTACGCCGCTTCGACGCCCCACTCGCTCGTGTCGACCGTCTCCGGGTTCGTGCGCATGTTCGGGACCCTCCGCGTAGGGGAGATCACGGCGGACGAGGTGGAGCAGTTCAAGGCGGCGCGCCTCGCCGGCACGGTCCCCGGTCTCAGCACGCGCGTCTGCGCCCGCACCCTCCAGCGGGACCTCGCCTACTTGCGGATGGTCTTCACCCACGCGGTGGAGCGCGGGTGGGTGCTCCGCGACCCGACTCGGGGAGTCAAGCTCCCCCGAGCTCAAGAACCCGTCTACCACGTCCCCACGGTCGAGGAGTGCCAGCGCCTCCTCTCGGCGATCTCGGCGCCGCAACTGCGGGACATGATCGCGGTCATCTCCCTCACGGGGCTCCGGCGCTCGGAGGCGTGTGGGATGCTGAACCACTACGTCCTGTTGGGGCGTGAACCCGCCCTGCTGATCCCCCAGCGGAAGACCGGCCGGGTGAAGCGGATCCCCCTGGTCCGAAGCGCTGCTGAGATCCTCCGGCGGAACGTACGCGCGGATGAACCCGACGCCCCGGTTTTCCACAGGCTCGGGCGCGCGATCCTGCCAGACTCACTCAGCCACGCGTTCAGGGCCGCCGCCACGGACGCGGGCCTGCCGCGCGTGACGCTCCACAAGCTCCGCCACGCCCTCGGGAAGCGGCTCGAGGAAGCCGGCGCGAAGCTCGGCGAGATCGGCGAGATCCTGGGGCACGCCCCGCCGTACACCTCAACCCTCATCTACATCAAGCACACGACCGAGAAGGACAAGCGCCTCGCCATCGAGCGCGCCGTAGGAGGGTTGGAGGTCCCCTCAAAAGTCCCCACAGGAACTTCATGA
- a CDS encoding TlpA family protein disulfide reductase: MRVLRLSALLALLLLAAPAAAAPAAPAFSLKTLDGKRIDSRALLGKNVLVVRFQASWCKLCAREAPAIERVHRKYGPRGAQLVAVHVQDTEADARAFLRTHGATYPAGLDPRLRIANRFGFKGTPYTVVIDRKGEMAARIHGPADETRLARVLDPLLRTPPRRKPPARLQ; this comes from the coding sequence ATGCGGGTGCTTCGCCTCTCCGCGCTGCTGGCCCTGCTCCTCCTCGCGGCGCCGGCCGCGGCCGCCCCGGCGGCGCCCGCCTTCTCGCTCAAGACGCTGGACGGCAAGCGGATCGACTCGCGCGCGCTCCTCGGCAAGAACGTCCTCGTCGTCCGCTTCCAGGCGTCGTGGTGCAAGCTCTGCGCGCGTGAGGCGCCGGCAATCGAGCGCGTCCACCGGAAGTACGGGCCGCGCGGCGCGCAGCTCGTGGCCGTCCACGTCCAGGATACGGAAGCGGACGCCCGCGCCTTCCTCAGGACCCACGGCGCGACCTACCCGGCGGGCCTCGATCCCCGGCTCCGCATCGCCAACCGCTTCGGCTTCAAGGGCACGCCCTATACCGTGGTCATCGACCGGAAGGGCGAGATGGCGGCGCGCATCCACGGCCCGGCCGACGAGACTCGACTTGCCAGGGTGCTCGACCCGCTCCTGCGAACCCCGCCCCGCCGCAAGCCCCCCGCCCGCCTGCAGTGA
- a CDS encoding ChbG/HpnK family deacetylase, whose amino-acid sequence MTRPRVLIVNADDWGLTAGVSRGILHAYRHGIVTSTTLLVTRPLDPTLLEELSGSGLGVGLHLNLTLGAPVSPASRVPSLVDGEGRFVRDARAVAGRAKGDEARIEFGAQIDAFRRIMGGFPTHLDSHHHVGRHEPLLDLMVFFARALRVPMRAQDASVRQAARKAGVRTPEHFMGESGPEPYWSGERVLEQLRALPEGVSEFMTHPGYFDEELAYSRYGRQREAELEGLTDPAARELIAREGIRLATFANL is encoded by the coding sequence GTGACGCGTCCACGGGTCCTCATCGTCAACGCCGACGACTGGGGCCTCACCGCCGGTGTCAGCCGCGGGATCCTCCATGCCTACCGCCACGGCATCGTGACCAGCACCACGCTCCTCGTCACCCGGCCGCTGGACCCGACGTTGCTGGAGGAGCTGAGCGGCTCGGGGCTCGGCGTGGGCCTCCACCTCAACCTCACGCTGGGCGCGCCGGTGTCGCCGGCCAGCCGCGTGCCCTCCCTGGTGGACGGCGAAGGCCGCTTCGTCCGGGATGCGCGAGCCGTGGCGGGGCGCGCGAAAGGTGACGAGGCACGGATCGAGTTCGGCGCCCAGATCGACGCCTTCCGGCGGATCATGGGAGGCTTCCCCACGCATCTCGACAGCCATCACCACGTGGGCAGGCACGAGCCGCTGCTGGACCTGATGGTCTTCTTCGCCCGCGCCCTCAGGGTCCCGATGCGGGCGCAGGACGCCTCCGTGCGGCAGGCCGCGCGGAAGGCGGGCGTGCGCACCCCGGAGCACTTCATGGGGGAGTCGGGACCCGAGCCATACTGGTCGGGCGAGCGCGTGCTCGAGCAGCTGCGGGCGTTGCCCGAGGGGGTGTCGGAGTTCATGACCCATCCGGGCTACTTCGACGAGGAGCTCGCTTACAGCCGCTACGGCCGGCAGCGCGAGGCGGAGCTCGAGGGGCTCACCGATCCGGCTGCCCGGGAGCTGATCGCCCGCGAGGGCATCCGGCTCGCCACCTTCGCCAACCTGTGA
- a CDS encoding ROK family protein: protein MVIGVDVGGTTTAAGLVAGDGRVLAVAQGPTHAGGPGGALATLVELIERIRAEAPPRDLEASAIGIGVPGTVDAETGTIGAEAHYVPELAHVPLAATVSGRLGLPAFVDNDVNALALGEWMFGAGRGAASLVLLALGTGVGGGIILDGRLVRGHGGYGGELGHVPIDFDGRPCICGGRGCLKAYVSGTDIALEGSRRLGRAVTAPEVFRLAAAGEATAELLVTEVIAALGAGLAVIVNGLNPERLLLAGGVAESLRPLETRVRAACAGHAFAGACRTTALGIVPLDKGSAVRGGAALAHYETRRREGATA from the coding sequence GTGGTGATCGGGGTGGACGTCGGCGGCACGACGACGGCGGCCGGGCTCGTGGCGGGCGACGGCCGCGTGCTGGCCGTCGCGCAGGGGCCGACCCACGCCGGCGGGCCGGGCGGAGCGCTCGCCACGCTCGTGGAGCTGATCGAGCGAATCAGGGCCGAGGCGCCGCCGCGCGACCTCGAGGCCAGCGCCATCGGCATCGGCGTGCCGGGGACGGTGGATGCCGAGACGGGCACCATCGGCGCCGAGGCCCACTACGTGCCGGAGCTGGCGCATGTGCCGCTGGCCGCGACGGTGAGCGGGCGGCTCGGGCTCCCCGCCTTCGTGGATAACGACGTCAACGCGCTCGCGCTCGGCGAGTGGATGTTCGGCGCCGGGCGTGGGGCGGCCTCGCTCGTGCTCCTGGCGCTGGGGACGGGCGTGGGCGGGGGCATCATTCTCGACGGCCGCCTCGTGCGCGGGCACGGGGGGTACGGGGGCGAGCTGGGGCATGTGCCCATCGACTTCGACGGCCGCCCGTGCATCTGCGGCGGGCGCGGCTGCCTCAAGGCCTATGTCTCCGGCACCGACATCGCGCTGGAGGGCTCGCGGCGGCTCGGCCGCGCGGTGACGGCGCCCGAGGTGTTCCGGCTCGCGGCCGCAGGCGAGGCGACGGCCGAGCTGCTGGTGACCGAGGTGATCGCGGCCCTCGGGGCCGGGCTCGCGGTCATCGTCAACGGCCTCAACCCGGAGCGGCTGCTCCTGGCAGGGGGCGTGGCCGAGTCGTTGCGCCCGCTCGAGACCCGCGTCCGCGCCGCCTGCGCGGGGCACGCCTTCGCCGGGGCCTGCCGGACGACGGCCCTCGGGATCGTCCCGCTGGACAAGGGCTCCGCCGTCCGCGGCGGAGCGGCGCTGGCCCATTACGAAACCCGAAGACGCGAGGGAGCGACAGCATGA
- a CDS encoding tetratricopeptide repeat protein gives MHRRGWGIARVVAMGLLAVLGSAAGAWAQQSGADFYVAQAILHFEDKQFDEALDNLRRALQLEPDHFEALYYSGLTHLARRQPAEALPFLERARARAPQDPVVAFQLGLALFSLERYDRAAPLLEEAFRAQPTLDGLGYYVGFLRYRSKNYQGALAAFRAGRASDPEIQQVTRFYTGLALGVLGLPAQAAAQVEQALRAAPGSALTGPAERLRDTIAAARDRQKRFSAELRLGGFYDDNVSVMPSPNATEPLVGVLRRHNQHESTGELAGARFDYVWYRDQALESSIGYSFFGTYNNELPSFNVTNHLATLGLTHGTAVGSMPAQLAAQYSWDILYLNEEEFVRRHTVTLSGTVAESDQHLTQLFTRYQNKNFAEGQPAPPSREVRDADNVTVGLLHVLRFEQDRHFLKGGYQFDREAADGANYAYDGHRLLGGAQYTLPWWGVRLHYDVDVHLRAYDGRNSLLPTTKPGRVQRHDRELTNVVRAELPLPYSLTLSGEYQSTLNLSNVAVFEYTRNVFSMILSWSY, from the coding sequence GTGCACAGGCGGGGCTGGGGCATCGCCCGGGTGGTGGCCATGGGGCTCCTGGCAGTTCTCGGCTCCGCGGCGGGAGCCTGGGCGCAGCAGTCCGGGGCCGACTTCTACGTCGCCCAGGCGATCCTCCACTTCGAGGACAAGCAGTTCGACGAGGCGCTCGACAATCTGCGCCGCGCCCTGCAGCTCGAGCCCGATCACTTCGAGGCGCTCTACTACTCGGGGCTGACCCATCTGGCGCGCCGGCAGCCCGCCGAGGCGCTGCCCTTCCTCGAGCGCGCCCGGGCCCGGGCCCCCCAGGACCCGGTCGTCGCCTTCCAGCTCGGCCTGGCGCTCTTCTCCCTCGAGCGGTACGACCGGGCCGCGCCGCTCCTGGAGGAGGCCTTCCGCGCCCAGCCGACACTGGACGGCCTCGGCTACTACGTGGGGTTCCTGCGCTACCGGAGCAAGAACTACCAGGGCGCGCTGGCGGCATTCCGCGCCGGCCGTGCCAGCGATCCCGAGATCCAGCAGGTCACCCGCTTCTACACGGGGCTGGCGCTGGGCGTGCTCGGCCTGCCGGCTCAGGCCGCGGCCCAGGTCGAGCAAGCGCTCAGAGCCGCCCCGGGCTCCGCGCTGACGGGCCCTGCCGAGCGACTCCGGGACACCATTGCGGCGGCGCGGGACCGGCAGAAGCGCTTCTCGGCCGAGCTACGCCTGGGCGGCTTCTACGACGACAACGTGTCGGTGATGCCCAGCCCCAACGCCACCGAGCCCCTGGTCGGGGTGCTGCGCCGGCACAACCAGCACGAGTCCACGGGCGAGCTCGCGGGGGCCCGCTTCGACTACGTCTGGTATCGCGACCAGGCGCTGGAGTCCTCCATCGGCTACTCGTTCTTTGGCACCTACAACAACGAGCTGCCCTCGTTCAACGTCACCAACCACCTGGCGACCCTGGGCCTCACCCACGGCACGGCGGTCGGCTCGATGCCGGCCCAGCTCGCCGCCCAGTACAGCTGGGACATCCTCTACCTGAACGAGGAGGAGTTCGTCCGCCGCCACACCGTGACGCTCTCCGGGACAGTGGCGGAGAGCGACCAGCACCTGACCCAGCTCTTCACGCGCTACCAGAACAAGAACTTCGCCGAGGGTCAGCCGGCCCCGCCGAGCCGCGAGGTCCGCGACGCGGACAACGTCACGGTGGGCCTGCTCCACGTGCTCCGCTTCGAGCAGGATCGCCACTTCCTCAAGGGCGGCTACCAGTTCGACCGGGAGGCCGCCGATGGCGCGAACTACGCCTATGACGGCCACCGCCTCCTGGGCGGGGCGCAGTACACCTTGCCCTGGTGGGGTGTGCGGCTCCACTACGACGTCGACGTGCACCTGCGGGCCTACGACGGGCGGAACAGCCTCCTGCCGACGACGAAGCCGGGGAGGGTGCAGCGCCACGACCGGGAGCTGACGAACGTCGTGCGGGCGGAGCTGCCGCTGCCCTACAGCCTCACGCTGTCGGGCGAGTACCAGTCCACGCTGAACCTCTCGAACGTGGCGGTCTTCGAGTACACGCGCAACGTCTTCTCGATGATCCTGTCCTGGTCCTACTGA
- a CDS encoding alcohol dehydrogenase catalytic domain-containing protein, which translates to MRAITLHGTGDVRVESVPDARVVDPTDVVVRITTSAICGSDLHQYHGRVPGLPKGVVLGHEFMGVVEAVGGEVRKVRKGDRVIAPFSISCGFCDWCRMRLPTQCSTTGRAVFGGRFGAQYPGGQAEAIRVPFADHMCEKVPEGMADEEAFFLGDILSTGYCCAENAGIRPGDTVAIFGAGPVGLFALQSAHLFGPSRVFVVDRVGYRLDLAEELGGIPVNLDTGDPGEQLRALTGGRGPDAVLECVGHETPFAQAILAVRAGGSVSSVGVYVEPSIGFPAREAFFKDLSLKMGICNARNYIVPLLPLIQAGRLKPTRIITHTMRLDEAPRGYAIFDRKEDRAIKVMLKP; encoded by the coding sequence ATGAGAGCCATCACGCTGCACGGAACGGGGGATGTGCGGGTGGAGTCGGTGCCGGATGCGCGCGTGGTGGACCCCACCGACGTGGTGGTGCGGATCACCACCAGCGCCATCTGCGGGTCGGATCTCCACCAGTACCACGGGCGGGTGCCGGGGCTGCCCAAGGGCGTGGTGCTGGGCCACGAGTTCATGGGCGTGGTGGAGGCGGTGGGGGGCGAGGTCCGGAAGGTGCGCAAGGGTGATCGCGTGATCGCCCCGTTCTCGATCTCCTGCGGTTTCTGCGACTGGTGCCGCATGCGCTTGCCGACCCAGTGCTCGACCACGGGACGGGCGGTGTTCGGTGGGCGCTTCGGCGCCCAGTACCCCGGCGGTCAGGCCGAGGCCATCCGCGTGCCCTTCGCCGACCACATGTGCGAGAAGGTGCCCGAGGGCATGGCCGACGAGGAGGCCTTCTTCCTCGGCGACATCCTCTCCACCGGCTACTGCTGCGCCGAGAACGCGGGCATCCGCCCCGGCGACACCGTGGCGATCTTCGGTGCCGGGCCCGTGGGGCTCTTCGCGCTCCAGTCGGCGCATCTCTTCGGCCCGAGCCGGGTCTTCGTGGTGGACCGCGTGGGCTACCGGCTCGACCTCGCCGAGGAGCTGGGGGGCATCCCGGTGAACCTCGACACGGGCGACCCGGGGGAGCAGCTGCGCGCGCTCACGGGCGGGCGCGGCCCCGACGCCGTGCTCGAGTGCGTGGGGCACGAGACCCCCTTCGCCCAGGCGATCCTCGCCGTGCGCGCGGGGGGCTCCGTCTCCTCCGTGGGCGTCTACGTGGAGCCCTCCATCGGCTTCCCCGCCCGCGAGGCCTTCTTCAAGGACCTCTCGCTCAAGATGGGCATCTGCAACGCGCGCAACTACATCGTGCCACTGTTGCCGCTCATCCAGGCGGGCCGGCTCAAGCCCACCCGGATCATCACCCACACGATGCGGCTCGACGAGGCGCCCAGGGGTTACGCCATCTTCGACCGGAAGGAGGATCGCGCCATCAAGGTGATGCTCAAGCCCTGA